Proteins from a single region of Melanotaenia boesemani isolate fMelBoe1 chromosome 3, fMelBoe1.pri, whole genome shotgun sequence:
- the LOC121636874 gene encoding actin-associated protein FAM107A, which yields MGVTHGKKKEHQHFPHTREAHPSQPASMIQTHQNEQIRLPEFQAPPSQLLSEEESINLIKPHKPLSPLTASRSHKELQKELQMTHKRRVAQDEKTELQRVLEKRKWEQRTKARRDQEEAKRNASPLHQELLKRKKRLENLEREEKEKQEEPEFLQVKERLRRTAEPDDAEKDV from the exons ATGGGAGTCACCCATGGGAAGAAG AAAGAGCACCAACATTTTCCACATACTAGGGAAGCACACCCTTCTCAGCCTG CCTCCATGATACAGACGCACCAAAATGAACAGATCAGATTACCAGAGTTTCAGGCCCCTCCATCTCAACTGCTGAGTGAGGAGGAAAGCATTAATTTAATCAAACCTCACAAGCCTCTCAGTCCTCTAACTGCCTCCAGGAGTCACAAGGAGCTCCAAAAAGAACTGCAGATGACCCACAAGAG GAGGGTGGCCCAGGATGAAAAGACTGAACTCCAGAGAGTTTTGGAGAAGAGGAAATGGGAACAAAGGACGAAGGCAAGACGGGATCAGGAGGAAGCAAAGAGGAATGCATCACCCCTTCATCAAGAgctgctgaaaagaaaaaagaggctagaaaat CTGgaaagagaagagaaggagaAGCAAGAGGAGCCAGAATTCCTACAGGTCAAAGAGCGACTGAGGAGGACCGCAGAGCCCGATGATGCAGAGAAAGATGTGTGA